Proteins from one Mycobacterium adipatum genomic window:
- a CDS encoding DNA gyrase subunit A, giving the protein MTATLDVPEQNPDLVLDQSADDYWNQYQLTFALYSVSDRAIPSAFDGLKPGQRRLLYQMHESRLLPGNKPQKSSKVCSAVTGNLHPHGGASMYGAAALMAADFQRVKVIDGQGAFPRIQGDIPAADRYTEMRLSAPGAALTAELDDHAVPMVATFDGEWTEPTVLPARWPVLLCNGAVGIAEGWATKVPAHNPREIMAACRALLARPNTTDDTLMKLIPGPDWGCGATVVGEGGLRDYITTGRGAFTVRGTVSVDGKNVIITELPPGVASNTVQDRIRALVESGELAGVADLSDLTDRRNGLRIVVTAKRGHSAETIREQLLALTPLEGTFAASLVALDENRVPRWWSVRELIGAFLSLRDSVVLHRSEYRLEKVSARRHLVAGLMTIHLDIDAAVAVIRGSDTVDEARQGLQERFAIDAEQADYVLGLQLRRLTKLDVIELQAEAEKLDAEFAELTELVGNPDARRKVIDQELVETAKLFKDAEFDRRTVLDFDATPVSAAGDDDGPRERKVNAAWRLDDRGVFSDSHGELLSSGLGWAVWTDGRIKFTTGGGLPFKIRDIPVAPDITGLLCSGVLAPGSHLALVTRRGKILRIDPAAVNPQGAAGNGVAGVKLAAGDPADAVIAAFPLTCGNDEAILSISERGWKVTEVPDIPVKGRGGAGVGFHPFVNGEATLVSATVSPTGFVRGKRSVRAEKRAKASVKGSGTDVTPA; this is encoded by the coding sequence GTGACCGCCACCTTGGACGTTCCCGAACAGAACCCCGATCTGGTGCTCGACCAGAGCGCCGACGACTACTGGAACCAGTACCAGCTGACCTTCGCGCTCTACAGCGTCAGCGACCGCGCCATCCCGTCCGCTTTCGACGGGCTCAAGCCCGGACAGCGGCGCCTGCTGTACCAGATGCACGAGTCGCGGCTGCTGCCCGGCAACAAACCGCAGAAATCCTCGAAGGTCTGCTCGGCGGTCACCGGCAACCTGCACCCGCACGGTGGCGCGTCGATGTACGGGGCGGCCGCGCTGATGGCGGCCGACTTCCAGCGCGTGAAAGTCATCGACGGGCAGGGCGCCTTCCCACGCATCCAGGGCGACATCCCCGCCGCGGACCGCTACACCGAGATGCGGCTGTCGGCGCCCGGGGCGGCGCTGACCGCCGAACTCGACGACCACGCCGTGCCGATGGTGGCGACCTTCGACGGGGAATGGACCGAACCCACGGTGCTGCCGGCCCGCTGGCCGGTGTTGTTGTGCAACGGCGCGGTCGGCATCGCCGAGGGCTGGGCCACCAAGGTGCCCGCGCACAACCCCCGCGAGATCATGGCCGCGTGCCGTGCACTGCTGGCTCGGCCCAACACGACCGACGACACGTTGATGAAGCTCATTCCCGGACCCGACTGGGGCTGCGGGGCAACGGTTGTCGGCGAGGGTGGGCTGCGCGACTACATCACCACCGGCCGCGGCGCGTTCACCGTCCGCGGCACGGTGTCCGTCGACGGCAAGAACGTGATCATCACCGAGCTTCCGCCCGGAGTGGCCAGCAACACCGTGCAGGACCGTATCCGGGCGCTGGTGGAGTCCGGGGAGCTCGCCGGTGTGGCGGACCTGTCGGATCTGACCGACCGGCGCAACGGCTTGCGCATCGTCGTCACCGCCAAACGCGGGCACAGCGCAGAGACCATCCGTGAGCAACTACTGGCCCTGACTCCCCTGGAGGGGACGTTCGCCGCGAGTCTGGTTGCGCTCGACGAGAACCGGGTACCGCGCTGGTGGTCGGTGCGCGAGCTGATCGGCGCGTTCCTGTCGCTGCGCGACTCTGTGGTGCTGCACCGCAGTGAATACCGGTTGGAGAAGGTGAGCGCTCGGCGCCACCTGGTGGCCGGTCTGATGACCATCCACCTCGACATCGATGCCGCGGTCGCGGTGATCCGCGGTTCGGACACCGTGGACGAGGCCCGCCAGGGCCTGCAGGAGCGGTTCGCCATCGACGCCGAACAGGCCGATTACGTTCTCGGGCTGCAACTTCGACGCCTGACCAAACTCGACGTGATCGAACTTCAAGCCGAAGCGGAGAAGCTGGACGCCGAGTTCGCCGAGCTCACCGAGCTGGTCGGCAACCCCGACGCGCGCCGTAAGGTGATCGACCAGGAACTGGTGGAAACCGCGAAGCTGTTCAAGGACGCCGAGTTCGACCGCCGTACCGTGCTGGATTTCGACGCCACTCCGGTGTCGGCGGCCGGTGACGATGACGGCCCACGGGAGCGAAAGGTCAACGCCGCGTGGCGTCTCGATGACCGCGGGGTGTTCTCCGACAGCCACGGCGAGCTGCTCAGCTCGGGACTGGGCTGGGCGGTGTGGACCGACGGCCGCATCAAGTTCACCACCGGCGGTGGTTTGCCCTTCAAGATCCGCGATATCCCGGTCGCACCGGATATCACCGGGCTGCTGTGCTCGGGCGTGCTGGCCCCCGGTTCGCATCTGGCGCTGGTGACCCGGCGCGGAAAGATCCTGCGCATCGATCCGGCCGCGGTGAACCCGCAGGGGGCTGCCGGCAACGGCGTGGCCGGGGTGAAGCTCGCGGCGGGCGACCCGGCGGACGCGGTCATCGCCGCGTTCCCGCTCACCTGTGGTAACGACGAGGCCATTCTGTCGATCTCGGAACGAGGATGGAAGGTCACCGAGGTGCCCGATATCCCGGTCAAGGGACGCGGGGGCGCCGGTGTCGGGTTCCACCCGTTCGTCAACGGTGAGGCGACGCTGGTGTCCGCGACCGTGTCGCCGACCGGATTCGTCCGCGGGAAGCGGTCGGTGCGGGCGGAGAAGCGCGCCAAGGCTTCGGTCAAGGGGTCCGGGACCGACGTGACTCCGGCCTAA
- a CDS encoding toprim domain-containing protein: protein MSYNAADITELDDVQHTRLRPAVNLGLDVLNTALRELVDNAIEEVADPGHGGSTVTITLHADGSVSVADDGRGLPVDSDPVTGKNGIVKTLGTARAGGKFSAHSDASSTGAGLNGIGAAAAVFISARTDVTVRRAGKTYLQSFGAGYPGSFEGKDFDPDAPFTRADTQKLRGTGNRKPDAHGTTVRILFDPAVVPDSTIDVGEVLLRAHAAARMSPGVHLVVIDEGWPGEQVPAALLEPFDGPWGSDTLLDLMCTAAGTPLPAVRAVVEGRGEYTTGRGPTPFRWSLTAGPAEPATVAAFCNTVRTPGGGSHLSAAMKGLSEALADRASRIRDLGLAKGEDGPEPQDFVAVSALAVDTRAPDVAWDSQAKTAVSSRSLNVAMAPDVARSVTIWAANPANGDAVSLWTKLALESARARRSAEGAKARSRAASKAKGLGTNLSLPPKLLPSRETGRGSGAELFLCEGDSALGTIKAARDATFQAAFPLKGKPPNVYGFALSKARVKDEFDSIERILGCGVRDSCDPEQCRYDRILFASDADPDGGNINSSLISMFLDFYRPLVEAGMVYVTLPPLFVVKDGQQRIYCQDESERDAAVAQLKATSKRRVEVQRNKGLGEMDADDFWNTVLDPQRRTVIRVHPDDSAAKLHHTLFGGPPEGRRAWMAEVASRVDTLALDLT, encoded by the coding sequence GTGAGTTACAACGCCGCAGACATCACCGAGCTCGACGATGTCCAGCACACGCGCCTGCGGCCGGCGGTGAACCTGGGCCTCGATGTGCTCAACACCGCCCTGCGTGAGCTCGTCGACAACGCGATCGAGGAGGTCGCCGACCCCGGCCACGGCGGGTCGACGGTCACCATCACGCTGCATGCCGACGGATCGGTCAGTGTCGCCGACGACGGCCGCGGCCTGCCCGTCGACTCCGACCCGGTGACCGGAAAGAACGGCATCGTCAAGACCCTCGGCACCGCGCGCGCCGGTGGCAAGTTCTCTGCGCATTCGGATGCCTCCAGCACCGGCGCCGGACTGAACGGAATCGGCGCCGCGGCAGCCGTTTTCATCTCCGCACGCACGGATGTGACGGTGCGCCGGGCCGGTAAGACCTACCTGCAAAGCTTCGGCGCCGGCTACCCCGGGTCGTTCGAGGGCAAGGATTTCGACCCGGATGCCCCGTTCACCCGCGCCGACACCCAGAAGCTGCGCGGCACCGGCAACCGCAAGCCCGATGCGCACGGCACCACGGTGCGCATCCTCTTCGATCCTGCCGTGGTGCCGGATTCCACCATCGATGTCGGTGAGGTGCTGCTGCGCGCCCACGCCGCGGCCCGGATGTCCCCCGGCGTGCACCTGGTCGTCATCGATGAAGGCTGGCCGGGTGAGCAGGTGCCGGCGGCCCTGCTCGAACCGTTCGACGGCCCGTGGGGCAGCGACACGCTGCTGGACCTGATGTGCACCGCGGCCGGCACCCCGCTACCCGCGGTGCGCGCCGTGGTGGAGGGCCGGGGTGAATACACCACCGGGCGGGGCCCCACCCCGTTCCGCTGGTCGCTGACCGCCGGACCCGCCGAACCGGCCACCGTCGCCGCATTCTGCAACACGGTGCGCACCCCGGGCGGGGGATCGCACCTGAGCGCCGCCATGAAAGGTTTGTCGGAGGCGCTGGCCGATCGGGCGTCACGGATCCGCGACCTCGGCCTGGCCAAGGGTGAGGACGGACCGGAGCCGCAGGACTTCGTCGCGGTGAGCGCGCTGGCCGTCGATACCCGGGCCCCCGATGTGGCGTGGGACTCCCAAGCCAAGACCGCGGTGTCCTCGCGATCGCTGAACGTGGCGATGGCCCCGGACGTGGCGCGCAGTGTCACCATCTGGGCCGCCAACCCGGCCAACGGTGATGCCGTGTCGTTGTGGACCAAACTGGCCTTGGAGTCGGCGCGGGCGCGGCGCAGCGCCGAGGGGGCCAAGGCCCGCTCGCGCGCGGCGTCCAAGGCCAAGGGGCTGGGCACCAACCTGTCTCTGCCGCCCAAGCTGCTGCCCAGCCGGGAGACCGGCCGCGGATCCGGTGCGGAGCTGTTCCTGTGTGAGGGCGACTCGGCGCTGGGCACCATCAAGGCCGCACGCGACGCCACCTTCCAGGCCGCCTTCCCGCTGAAAGGCAAGCCGCCCAACGTGTATGGGTTCGCGTTGAGCAAGGCGCGGGTCAAGGACGAGTTCGACTCGATCGAACGGATCCTGGGCTGTGGGGTGCGGGACAGTTGCGATCCCGAACAGTGCCGCTATGACCGGATCCTGTTCGCCTCCGACGCCGACCCCGACGGCGGCAACATCAACTCCAGCCTGATCTCGATGTTCCTGGACTTCTACCGGCCGCTCGTCGAGGCCGGGATGGTGTATGTCACGCTGCCGCCACTGTTCGTGGTCAAGGACGGCCAGCAGCGGATCTACTGCCAGGACGAATCCGAACGCGATGCCGCGGTGGCGCAACTGAAGGCGACCTCGAAACGCCGGGTCGAGGTGCAGCGCAACAAGGGTCTCGGTGAGATGGACGCCGACGACTTTTGGAACACGGTGCTCGATCCCCAGCGGCGCACGGTGATTCGGGTCCATCCCGACGACAGTGCGGCCAAGCTGCACCACACTCTGTTCGGCGGACCGCCGGAGGGCCGGCGCGCGTGGATGGCCGAAGTCGCGTCCCGCGTCGACACCCTCGCCCTCGACCTGACGTAG
- a CDS encoding substrate-binding domain-containing protein, producing MFAKRSTHAVGMVLLAGSLVLGMTACGGSDSDSIKVGLITKTDSNPFFVKLREAAQAQADKDGAELIALAGAFDGDNEGQVAAIENMVGQGVKGILITPNSSTGVLDAIKKARDAGVVVIALDTATDPEDAVDATFATDNLAAGVSQGKWVKAALGNVPAQIVMLDGTPGGTVDTFRHDGFLEGFGITEGSPEIVGQENTNGDQTKAQTAMENILQRAPGINALYTINEPAAAGAYQAIQSAGRADQITIGSIDGSCTGVADVKSGKIGATVMQFPAKMAEQGVQAVVKFAKDGTKPSGFNDTGSELITDKPVPGLESKDTAWGEQNCWG from the coding sequence ATGTTCGCAAAGCGCAGCACGCACGCCGTCGGGATGGTCCTGCTGGCCGGTTCACTGGTTCTGGGGATGACCGCCTGTGGTGGGTCGGATTCGGACAGCATCAAGGTCGGGCTGATCACCAAGACCGATTCGAACCCGTTCTTCGTGAAACTGCGCGAAGCCGCCCAGGCCCAGGCCGACAAGGACGGCGCCGAGCTGATCGCGCTGGCCGGAGCCTTCGACGGCGACAACGAAGGCCAGGTCGCGGCGATCGAGAACATGGTCGGCCAGGGCGTCAAGGGCATCCTGATCACGCCGAACTCCTCCACCGGTGTGCTCGACGCGATCAAGAAGGCCCGCGATGCCGGCGTCGTCGTCATCGCCCTCGACACCGCGACCGACCCCGAAGACGCCGTCGACGCGACCTTCGCCACCGACAATCTGGCCGCCGGGGTCAGCCAGGGCAAGTGGGTGAAAGCCGCGCTCGGCAACGTGCCGGCGCAGATCGTGATGCTGGACGGCACCCCCGGCGGGACGGTGGACACCTTCCGCCACGACGGCTTCCTGGAGGGCTTCGGTATCACCGAGGGTTCACCGGAGATCGTCGGCCAGGAGAACACCAACGGCGACCAGACCAAGGCGCAGACCGCGATGGAGAACATCCTTCAGCGCGCTCCGGGCATCAACGCCCTCTACACCATCAACGAGCCGGCGGCCGCAGGCGCCTACCAGGCCATCCAATCCGCGGGCCGGGCCGACCAGATCACCATCGGGTCCATCGACGGCAGCTGCACCGGTGTGGCCGACGTGAAGTCCGGAAAGATCGGCGCGACGGTGATGCAGTTCCCGGCCAAGATGGCCGAACAGGGCGTGCAGGCCGTGGTCAAGTTCGCCAAGGACGGCACCAAGCCGAGCGGGTTCAACGACACCGGCTCGGAGCTGATCACCGACAAGCCGGTTCCCGGGCTCGAGTCCAAGGACACCGCCTGGGGCGAGCAGAACTGCTGGGGCTGA
- a CDS encoding PfkB family carbohydrate kinase — protein MRNAPDSEKAPIGVFVGLATLDVVHRVAKAPAANQKITATAQFVAAGGPAANAAVTFAALGGDAMLVTALGEDPVAALIRADLARYGVNVVDAAAGATRAVPVSAAAVTESTGDRSVVSLDAVHSDAQPPGNLADLIADADVVLIDGHHPLLARAAARHAGGRGTTVVVDAGRWKPVMADLLADVTDMVCSNDFRMPGADTPESSAAALVRSGVRTVVTTHGGEPVRWWSQGDQGSVPVPPVAVVDTLGAGDVFHGAYAYFSTRGETGIAERIDRCARVAALRCSVVGPRAWLDELPIDLTRKRAR, from the coding sequence ATGAGGAACGCGCCGGACTCTGAGAAGGCCCCGATCGGGGTCTTCGTGGGATTGGCAACACTGGACGTGGTGCACCGCGTCGCGAAAGCGCCGGCGGCGAACCAGAAGATCACCGCGACGGCGCAATTCGTCGCCGCCGGTGGACCCGCCGCGAACGCGGCCGTCACCTTCGCGGCGCTGGGCGGCGATGCGATGCTGGTGACCGCGCTCGGCGAGGACCCGGTCGCCGCTTTGATCCGTGCCGATCTCGCGCGCTACGGCGTCAACGTCGTCGACGCCGCGGCGGGTGCCACCCGTGCGGTCCCCGTGTCGGCGGCCGCGGTGACCGAATCCACTGGCGACCGATCGGTCGTCTCGCTGGACGCAGTGCACTCCGACGCACAGCCTCCGGGCAACCTGGCCGACCTGATCGCGGACGCCGATGTGGTGCTCATCGATGGGCACCACCCGTTGCTCGCCCGGGCCGCCGCCCGGCACGCCGGTGGCAGGGGCACCACCGTGGTCGTGGATGCCGGCAGATGGAAGCCGGTGATGGCCGATCTGCTCGCCGATGTCACCGACATGGTGTGCTCCAACGACTTCCGGATGCCCGGGGCCGACACCCCGGAGTCCTCCGCCGCGGCCTTGGTGCGCAGCGGTGTCCGGACCGTCGTTACCACGCACGGCGGCGAGCCCGTGCGGTGGTGGTCGCAAGGTGACCAGGGATCGGTGCCGGTGCCGCCGGTGGCCGTGGTCGACACCCTCGGTGCCGGCGACGTGTTCCACGGCGCGTACGCATACTTCTCGACCCGGGGCGAGACCGGGATCGCCGAGCGCATCGATCGCTGCGCCCGGGTGGCCGCACTACGGTGTTCGGTAGTCGGGCCCCGGGCGTGGCTGGACGAACTCCCCATTGATCTCACTCGAAAGCGGGCACGGTGA
- a CDS encoding nucleoside/nucleotide kinase family protein — protein MTVELDAQDTTLDELVESARALVVPGERRILGLTGAPGAGKSTVAEQLVDALGPEVAVLVPMDGFHLANEVLIELGRLDRKGAHDTFDDGGYARLIATLATQRVDDPVVYAPRFRREIEESIGSSIPVPPTVPLVVTEGNYLLLDVDAWPTARSHIDAVWFLAPDTDVRHARLVRRHEAYGKSAEEAALWALGSDERNARLIESTAGRADRIVRLR, from the coding sequence GTGACCGTGGAGCTGGACGCGCAGGACACCACACTCGACGAGTTGGTCGAGTCGGCCAGGGCGCTCGTCGTACCGGGCGAACGCCGCATCCTCGGCCTCACCGGAGCGCCGGGCGCCGGGAAGTCCACGGTCGCCGAGCAACTCGTCGATGCGCTGGGGCCCGAGGTCGCCGTGCTCGTGCCCATGGACGGGTTCCATCTGGCCAATGAGGTCCTCATCGAGCTGGGCCGGCTGGACCGCAAAGGTGCGCACGACACCTTCGACGACGGTGGATATGCGCGGCTGATCGCCACCCTGGCGACCCAGCGGGTGGACGATCCGGTGGTGTACGCGCCTCGGTTCCGGCGCGAGATCGAGGAGTCGATCGGCTCGTCCATCCCGGTGCCCCCGACGGTCCCGCTGGTCGTCACCGAGGGCAACTACCTGCTGCTGGACGTCGATGCGTGGCCCACGGCGCGGTCGCACATCGATGCGGTGTGGTTCCTCGCCCCCGACACCGACGTTCGGCATGCGCGGCTGGTGCGCCGCCACGAGGCGTACGGGAAGTCCGCGGAGGAGGCGGCGTTGTGGGCGCTCGGGTCCGACGAGCGCAACGCCCGGCTGATCGAGTCGACCGCCGGCCGCGCCGACCGCATCGTGCGCCTCCGATGA
- the fbaA gene encoding class II fructose-bisphosphate aldolase, with protein sequence MPIATPDHYVAMLDRAKDGGFAYPAINVTSSQTLNAALQGFAEAESDGIIQVSLGTALYLSGNSVQNRFAGSKALALYAHEVARHYPVSVALHTDHCPAENLDDWVRPLIADSVERRGRGLEPLYQSHMWDGSAVPLAENLRIAEGLLEASVQANTLLEIEVGVIGGEEDGISHEINEQLYSTVEDARATVAALGTGERGRYLTALTFGNVHGVYHPDSVHLRPEILEEIQIVIGGETGRVKPFDLVFHGGSGSSAEDIASAVASGVVKMNVDTDTQYAFTRSIAGHMLSHYDQVLKVDGGYGNKKAYDPRSWGKPAENAMAARVVEAAQMLGSAGRAMR encoded by the coding sequence GTGCCGATAGCTACCCCTGATCACTACGTGGCAATGCTCGACCGCGCCAAGGACGGCGGCTTCGCGTACCCGGCGATCAACGTGACCAGCTCTCAGACGCTCAACGCCGCCCTGCAGGGGTTCGCCGAGGCCGAGAGCGACGGCATCATCCAGGTGTCCCTGGGAACCGCGCTCTACCTGTCCGGGAACAGCGTGCAGAACCGGTTCGCCGGGTCGAAGGCGCTCGCGTTGTACGCACACGAGGTCGCGCGGCACTATCCGGTCAGCGTGGCTCTGCACACCGACCACTGCCCGGCCGAGAACCTCGACGACTGGGTGCGGCCGCTGATCGCCGATTCCGTCGAGCGCCGCGGTCGCGGGCTGGAGCCGCTGTATCAATCACACATGTGGGACGGATCCGCGGTCCCGTTGGCCGAGAACCTGCGCATCGCCGAAGGCCTGCTGGAGGCGTCGGTGCAAGCGAACACCCTGCTGGAAATCGAGGTCGGGGTGATCGGCGGCGAAGAGGACGGTATCTCGCACGAGATCAACGAGCAGCTGTACTCCACCGTCGAGGATGCTCGCGCCACCGTCGCGGCGCTGGGCACCGGAGAGCGCGGTCGCTACCTCACCGCGCTGACCTTCGGCAATGTGCACGGTGTCTACCATCCGGACTCGGTACACCTGCGCCCGGAGATCCTGGAGGAGATCCAGATCGTCATCGGTGGTGAAACCGGCAGGGTCAAGCCGTTCGACCTCGTCTTCCACGGTGGGTCGGGGTCGAGCGCTGAGGACATCGCGTCCGCCGTCGCCAGCGGCGTCGTCAAGATGAACGTCGATACCGACACTCAATACGCGTTCACCCGGTCCATCGCCGGCCACATGCTCTCCCATTACGACCAGGTGCTCAAGGTCGACGGCGGTTACGGTAACAAGAAGGCCTACGACCCGAGATCCTGGGGTAAGCCGGCCGAGAATGCCATGGCGGCAAGGGTTGTCGAGGCCGCACAGATGCTGGGTTCGGCGGGACGGGCGATGCGTTAG
- a CDS encoding LacI family DNA-binding transcriptional regulator, with translation MTTMGDVARLAGVSASTVSHVLNGTRKVNTATRLRVEAAIEEVGYRRNGVARSLAAGRTHTVGLSISALTNPYFGSLVHAVERALSDAGYVLIVGDSHDDVVSEQRVTGSLLDRQVDGMIVAPAAGSERFTLPEITRTATPLVLIDRGVAAGCDQVGPENFEAAKSLTEHLLDRGHRRVAVVRGIAGISSTIERFEGYCAALAGRGIAIDPALVLDGESSTDAAERVVYALMSDVDRPAALVSLNNAMTIGTLKALRGLGLSIPNDVAFACYDDFEWSDLFEPRLTAAAQDVDTIGTTAVELLLARMRGNADAPQQIRVPTTFHHRNSCGCS, from the coding sequence ATGACCACGATGGGCGATGTCGCCCGCCTGGCCGGGGTGTCCGCCTCGACGGTGTCGCACGTGCTCAACGGCACCCGCAAGGTCAACACCGCCACCCGGCTGCGGGTGGAGGCGGCCATCGAGGAAGTCGGCTACCGTCGCAACGGGGTCGCCCGATCGCTCGCGGCGGGGCGCACCCACACGGTGGGACTGTCGATTTCGGCGTTGACCAATCCGTATTTCGGCAGCCTGGTGCACGCCGTCGAACGGGCGCTGTCCGACGCCGGGTATGTCCTGATCGTGGGGGACTCCCATGACGACGTGGTCTCCGAGCAGCGGGTCACCGGGTCGCTGCTGGACCGGCAGGTCGACGGGATGATCGTGGCGCCCGCCGCCGGGTCTGAACGCTTCACATTGCCCGAAATCACCCGTACTGCTACACCTCTGGTACTCATCGACCGAGGCGTGGCGGCCGGGTGTGATCAGGTCGGACCGGAGAACTTCGAGGCGGCGAAGTCGCTGACCGAGCACCTGCTGGACCGGGGTCACCGACGGGTCGCCGTGGTGCGCGGTATCGCCGGGATCTCCTCCACGATCGAGCGATTCGAGGGATACTGCGCGGCACTGGCCGGCCGGGGCATCGCCATCGACCCGGCGCTCGTCCTCGACGGTGAATCGAGCACCGACGCGGCCGAACGCGTGGTGTACGCGCTGATGTCGGATGTGGACCGGCCGGCCGCGCTGGTCTCGCTCAACAATGCGATGACCATCGGGACGCTCAAAGCTCTTCGCGGACTGGGGTTATCGATCCCCAACGATGTGGCGTTCGCCTGCTATGACGACTTCGAATGGTCTGATCTGTTCGAGCCCAGGCTCACCGCGGCGGCGCAGGACGTCGATACCATCGGCACCACCGCGGTGGAACTGCTCCTGGCGCGGATGCGGGGAAATGCCGATGCACCCCAACAGATTCGCGTGCCGACAACCTTCCACCACCGCAATTCGTGCGGATGTTCGTGA
- a CDS encoding ATP-binding cassette domain-containing protein, with protein sequence MNATPVLEARGLVKKYGSVTAIDGADFALRAGEVLAVIGDNGAGKSSLIKALAGAVVPDAGEILMNGTPVSFRNTRDARAAGIETVYQDLAVVAALDIASNLYLGREVRRKGLAGSMFRRLDMPRMRQDASQHLADLKIGIKSVNQAVETLSGGQRQGVAVARAAAFGRGVIIMDEPTAALGVRESGQVIDLIRSIRDRGIPVVLISHDMPHVFEVADRIHIHRLGKRAGVVDPKKRSMSEVVALMTGAEEPTDEERAGL encoded by the coding sequence ATGAATGCCACCCCGGTGCTGGAGGCCCGCGGCCTGGTCAAGAAATACGGCAGCGTCACCGCGATCGACGGTGCCGACTTCGCCCTGCGCGCGGGCGAGGTACTGGCGGTCATCGGTGACAACGGTGCGGGCAAGTCCAGCCTGATCAAGGCGCTGGCCGGCGCCGTGGTGCCCGACGCGGGTGAGATCCTGATGAACGGAACACCGGTGTCGTTCCGCAACACCCGAGACGCCCGCGCGGCCGGGATCGAGACGGTGTATCAGGACCTGGCAGTGGTGGCCGCCTTGGATATCGCGTCGAACCTGTACCTCGGTCGCGAGGTGCGACGGAAAGGTCTCGCGGGCAGTATGTTCCGACGGCTCGACATGCCGAGAATGCGCCAGGACGCGTCTCAGCATCTCGCGGATCTCAAGATCGGCATCAAGTCGGTGAACCAGGCTGTCGAGACGCTGTCCGGCGGCCAGCGACAGGGCGTCGCGGTGGCGCGGGCCGCCGCATTCGGTCGCGGCGTGATCATCATGGACGAACCGACGGCCGCGCTCGGCGTCCGGGAATCGGGGCAGGTGATCGACCTCATCCGATCGATCCGCGACCGCGGCATCCCGGTGGTGCTCATCAGCCATGACATGCCGCACGTGTTCGAGGTGGCCGACCGGATCCACATCCACCGGCTCGGCAAACGGGCCGGTGTCGTCGACCCGAAGAAGCGTTCGATGTCCGAGGTGGTAGCCCTCATGACCGGTGCGGAGGAGCCGACCGATGAGGAACGCGCCGGACTCTGA
- a CDS encoding ABC transporter permease, with the protein MSTDAPTTARPSVSSRFNVDSILREPLLGPVVALVLAIVIFSSISNSFLNPQNVSLILQQSVVIGILAVGQTLIILTAGIDLSIGAIAVFGSIVLAQSAGAGGPFVALGSTLLVCVVFGAVNGGLVTALRLPPFIVTLGTFTAIQAATRLLAGSQTYRVEQGPLTFLGTSFRIGSFATTYGVVAMLLVYLAAWYALSQTAWGKHVYAVGGNRQAADLSGIKSGRVLLSVYITTGVIAAIAAWAALGRIPNADPNAYQNANLESITAVVIGGTSLFGGRGGVGGTLVGTLIVGVLRNGLTQAGVDNLYQNIATGILVIVAVAVDQFARRRSQ; encoded by the coding sequence ATGAGCACCGACGCTCCGACAACGGCGAGGCCATCGGTATCGAGCCGGTTCAACGTGGACAGCATCCTGCGTGAACCGTTGCTCGGTCCGGTGGTGGCGCTCGTCCTGGCCATCGTCATCTTCAGCTCGATCTCGAACTCGTTCCTCAACCCGCAGAACGTGTCGCTGATCCTGCAGCAATCGGTGGTCATCGGCATCCTCGCCGTCGGCCAGACGCTGATCATCCTGACCGCCGGCATCGACCTCTCGATCGGCGCGATCGCCGTCTTCGGAAGTATCGTGCTGGCCCAGAGCGCCGGAGCCGGAGGACCTTTCGTGGCGCTGGGTTCGACCCTGCTGGTGTGCGTGGTGTTCGGCGCCGTCAACGGGGGCCTGGTCACCGCGCTGCGGCTGCCCCCCTTCATCGTGACGTTGGGCACGTTCACCGCCATCCAGGCGGCGACCCGCCTGCTGGCCGGATCGCAGACCTACCGCGTGGAACAGGGCCCGCTCACCTTCCTGGGCACGTCCTTTCGCATCGGATCCTTCGCGACGACGTACGGTGTGGTCGCGATGCTGCTGGTGTACCTGGCCGCCTGGTACGCGTTGAGTCAAACCGCTTGGGGTAAGCACGTTTACGCCGTCGGTGGGAACCGGCAAGCGGCGGATCTCTCCGGCATCAAGTCCGGGCGGGTGTTGCTGTCGGTCTACATCACCACCGGGGTGATCGCGGCCATCGCCGCCTGGGCCGCCCTGGGACGGATCCCGAACGCCGACCCGAACGCCTATCAGAACGCCAATCTGGAATCCATCACCGCGGTCGTCATCGGCGGCACCAGTCTGTTCGGCGGGCGCGGCGGTGTGGGTGGCACGCTGGTCGGCACGCTCATCGTCGGAGTGCTCCGCAACGGCCTGACCCAGGCCGGCGTCGACAATCTGTACCAGAACATCGCCACCGGAATTCTCGTGATCGTCGCGGTGGCGGTGGATCAGTTCGCCCGCAGGAGGTCGCAATGA